A genome region from Deltaproteobacteria bacterium includes the following:
- a CDS encoding D-sedoheptulose 7-phosphate isomerase translates to MRALFEASARAREVFLQENADTLERAIDLIADALAAGRKLLLFGNGGSAADAQHLAAEFVGRFQRERRPLPAIALTTDTSALTAIANDYGYDEVFARQVRALGAAGDVALAISTSGRSPSVLRAIDVCRELGIKTIGLTGGDGGTLAGLVDLCLRVSASTHAARIQETHILIGHVLCELVDRRLFGES, encoded by the coding sequence ATCCGGGCGCTGTTCGAGGCGAGTGCGCGCGCTCGCGAGGTCTTCCTGCAGGAGAACGCCGACACGCTCGAGCGTGCCATCGACCTGATCGCCGACGCGCTCGCGGCCGGACGGAAGCTGCTCCTCTTCGGCAACGGCGGCAGCGCCGCCGACGCCCAGCATCTCGCGGCGGAGTTCGTCGGACGGTTCCAGCGCGAGCGGCGGCCGCTTCCCGCCATCGCGCTCACCACCGATACCTCGGCGCTCACCGCCATCGCCAACGATTACGGCTACGACGAGGTGTTCGCCCGCCAGGTGCGCGCGCTCGGCGCCGCGGGCGACGTCGCGCTCGCCATCTCGACCAGCGGCCGCTCGCCCAGCGTGCTGCGCGCGATCGACGTGTGCCGGGAGCTCGGCATCAAGACCATCGGGCTCACCGGGGGCGACGGCGGGACGCTCGCCGGCCTGGTCGATCTCTGCCTGCGCGTGTCCGCGAGCACCCACGCGGCGCGCATCCAGGAGACGCACATCCTGATCGGACACGTGCTCTGCGAGCTCGTCGATCGCCGCTTGTTCGGGGAGTCGTAG
- a CDS encoding SAM-dependent chlorinase/fluorinase: MSIITLTTDFGAADPFVGIMKGVIAGRAPTARVIDLTHGVPPHDVLAGALILRHSVPYFPRSTIHLAVVDPGVGSERRALCVETAGTLLVGPDNGLLSLAAPRIEIRRIIHLTAEHFFLSPRSATFHGRDVFAPVAAALAAGTPVEKLGSEVRDMQRLDLPPVVREGHALRGQVIYVDHFGNLVTNVSAADLAGLTVRAPSIGIGNVRLRGVAPSYAAVQRGEPVAVVNSWGLVELAVREGSARDQLGASVGAAVVIEA, encoded by the coding sequence ATGAGTATCATCACGCTCACCACAGACTTCGGTGCCGCGGACCCGTTCGTCGGCATCATGAAGGGCGTGATCGCGGGCCGCGCGCCCACGGCGCGCGTGATCGACCTGACGCACGGCGTCCCGCCCCACGACGTACTGGCCGGCGCGCTCATCCTCCGCCATTCGGTGCCCTACTTCCCGCGCAGCACGATTCACCTCGCGGTGGTCGACCCCGGCGTGGGGAGCGAGCGGCGGGCGCTGTGCGTCGAGACTGCCGGCACCCTGCTGGTCGGCCCGGACAACGGGCTGCTCTCGCTCGCCGCACCCCGCATCGAGATCCGCCGCATCATTCACCTGACGGCGGAGCACTTCTTCCTCTCCCCGCGCAGCGCGACGTTTCACGGACGCGACGTGTTCGCGCCGGTCGCCGCCGCGCTGGCGGCGGGGACACCCGTCGAGAAGCTCGGGAGCGAGGTGCGGGACATGCAGCGGCTCGACCTGCCCCCGGTCGTGCGCGAGGGGCACGCGCTCCGCGGCCAGGTGATCTACGTCGATCACTTCGGCAACCTGGTGACCAACGTGAGCGCCGCCGATCTGGCCGGCCTGACCGTCCGCGCGCCGTCGATCGGGATCGGGAACGTCCGCCTGCGCGGCGTCGCGCCTTCCTATGCCGCGGTCCAACGTGGCGAGCCCGTCGCCGTCGTGAACAGCTGGGGGCTCGTCGAGCTCGCGGTGCGTGAGGGCTCGGCGCGCGATCAACTGGGCGCCAGTGTCGGCGCGGCTGTCGTGATCGAGGCGTGA
- a CDS encoding site-2 protease family protein, translating into MAGARSPAVHAVLLGATIFSATLAGVDVDPLALAAHPALLLRGLPFAATLVFILLVHESGHYVACLRHRVSASLPYFIPAPLVSPVGTFGAFIRIRSRFPDRRALFDIGAAGPWAGFVVALVATVVGLAHSTVLAEPPRWHGVECGDSLLTAFLTRAVLHVDSATVVLHPVAFAGWFGLFVTSINLIPVGQLDGGHVLYAAVGRGAPWVPALLIAFLAWLGVRGWPGWLLWTVIISVLWSLGHPPTDDDRRALGRGRRLAALATFVIFVLTFVPEPIKLLP; encoded by the coding sequence ATGGCCGGCGCACGCTCCCCCGCCGTGCACGCCGTGCTGCTCGGGGCGACGATCTTCAGCGCCACGCTGGCTGGCGTCGACGTGGACCCGCTCGCGCTCGCTGCGCATCCCGCGCTCCTCCTCCGCGGGCTGCCGTTCGCGGCCACCCTGGTTTTCATCCTTCTCGTGCACGAGTCCGGGCACTACGTCGCCTGCCTCCGGCACCGCGTGAGCGCTTCCCTGCCCTACTTCATCCCGGCGCCGCTCGTGAGCCCGGTCGGAACGTTCGGCGCCTTCATCCGCATCCGCTCGCGCTTCCCCGACCGGCGCGCGCTCTTCGACATCGGCGCGGCGGGGCCGTGGGCGGGGTTCGTGGTGGCGCTGGTCGCCACCGTGGTCGGGCTCGCGCACTCGACCGTGCTCGCCGAGCCCCCCCGGTGGCACGGCGTCGAGTGCGGTGACTCGCTTCTGACCGCGTTCCTCACCCGCGCCGTCCTCCACGTGGACTCCGCCACGGTGGTCCTGCATCCCGTCGCCTTCGCGGGCTGGTTCGGGCTCTTCGTGACCTCGATCAACCTGATCCCAGTCGGACAGCTCGACGGCGGGCACGTGCTCTACGCGGCGGTCGGCCGTGGCGCCCCCTGGGTCCCGGCGCTCCTCATCGCCTTCCTCGCCTGGCTCGGCGTGCGTGGCTGGCCCGGCTGGCTCCTGTGGACGGTCATCATCAGCGTGCTCTGGTCGCTCGGCCATCCGCCGACCGACGACGACCGGCGTGCGCTCGGCCGAGGCCGCCGGCTCGCCGCTCTCGCCACCTTCGTGATATTCGTCCTCACCTTCGTGCCCGAGCCCATCAAGCTTCTCCCATGA
- a CDS encoding dCMP deaminase family protein — protein MSERPSWHQYFLTITRQVAERSTCARAKVGAVIVRDKNILATGYNGSPAGLPHCTDVGCLVYTSRTPSGETEENCFRTIHAEINAIAQAAKNGASIRDADIYITHTPCIHCLKVLINTGIRRIFYEREYKRQTLDELLRYTEVRLERVEP, from the coding sequence ATGAGCGAGCGCCCGAGCTGGCACCAGTACTTCCTCACCATCACGCGCCAGGTGGCGGAGCGCTCCACCTGCGCGCGCGCCAAGGTGGGCGCGGTGATCGTGCGCGACAAGAACATCCTGGCGACGGGGTACAACGGCTCGCCCGCCGGGCTGCCGCACTGCACCGACGTGGGGTGCCTCGTCTACACGTCGCGCACGCCGTCCGGCGAGACGGAGGAGAACTGCTTCCGCACCATCCACGCCGAGATCAACGCCATCGCGCAGGCGGCGAAGAACGGCGCCAGCATCCGCGACGCCGACATCTACATCACGCACACGCCCTGCATTCACTGCCTGAAGGTGCTCATCAACACGGGCATCCGCCGCATCTTCTACGAGCGCGAGTACAAGCGACAGACGCTCGACGAGCTGCTCCGCTACACGGAGGTTCGGCTCGAGCGCGTCGAGCCGTGA
- the pgeF gene encoding peptidoglycan editing factor PgeF: MLTHAPWDAVPGLRHGFLGAAECAAAPGWETVLARVGVRVPLALPRQVHGRRVVNATSAGVQPEADGLASTTTGLLIGVVTADCMPVLLAHRRCRVVAAVHAGWRGVAAGVLESAVAHLRAAFGTRPGELEAVIGPAIAGCCYEVGADVVDAFRARAGNPAAPAWTPRGSRLHLDLRIAARCLLQAAGVRSVATLGPCTACGEGYHSYRRDGARTGRQLSFAGWE; encoded by the coding sequence GTGCTGACGCACGCCCCCTGGGACGCCGTGCCGGGCCTGCGGCACGGGTTTCTCGGCGCCGCCGAGTGCGCCGCCGCCCCGGGCTGGGAAACGGTCCTCGCCCGCGTCGGCGTGCGCGTGCCGCTCGCCCTCCCGCGCCAGGTACACGGCAGACGGGTCGTGAACGCGACCTCGGCCGGCGTGCAGCCCGAGGCCGACGGCCTGGCCAGCACGACGACGGGGCTCCTGATCGGCGTCGTCACGGCGGACTGCATGCCGGTCCTGCTCGCCCACCGCCGATGCCGCGTCGTGGCCGCGGTGCACGCGGGATGGCGCGGGGTGGCGGCCGGCGTACTCGAGTCCGCAGTGGCGCACCTCCGCGCGGCGTTCGGCACGCGACCGGGCGAGCTCGAGGCCGTGATCGGCCCCGCCATCGCCGGCTGCTGCTACGAGGTGGGAGCCGACGTCGTCGACGCCTTCCGTGCCCGCGCGGGCAACCCGGCGGCGCCCGCCTGGACGCCGCGCGGGAGCCGCCTTCACCTCGACCTGCGCATCGCCGCTCGCTGCCTCCTCCAAGCGGCAGGGGTCCGATCGGTGGCTACGCTCGGCCCGTGCACCGCGTGCGGCGAGGGCTACCACTCCTACCGTCGCGACGGAGCGCGAACGGGCCGGCAGCTCAGCTTTGCTGGATGGGAGTAG
- a CDS encoding 2-oxo acid dehydrogenase subunit E2, whose product MPRTFKPLQPLRGWRRVATQAWRPPRDPSVYAQLDIPMRSALAYVERLREESGVRVTVTHLVARGVALALRQYPQLNGIVARGRIMLRDSVDIFLQVAIEGGTELSGIKIARADVKSVLEIAREMETRVERLRARQDRQVERTKSLLDRIPLLLLGPVMRTIAYLVYDLDLDLTRLGVVKDEFGSAMVTNVGMFGLAQAYAPLVPFSRTPLVVLVGEVQEKPVVEAGRVVVRPMMTLGVTFDHRFMDGWHGGAMAQLFRAFLEDPARFDEPKVVPVAAATPIQQS is encoded by the coding sequence ATGCCGCGCACCTTCAAGCCCCTCCAGCCGCTCCGCGGCTGGCGCCGGGTGGCGACGCAGGCCTGGCGGCCCCCCCGGGATCCGAGCGTCTACGCCCAGCTCGACATCCCCATGCGGTCGGCGCTCGCCTACGTCGAGCGGTTGCGCGAGGAGAGCGGAGTGCGCGTCACCGTGACGCATCTCGTGGCGCGCGGGGTCGCGCTGGCGCTGCGCCAGTATCCCCAGCTGAACGGGATCGTGGCCCGCGGCCGCATCATGCTGCGCGACAGCGTCGACATCTTCCTCCAGGTGGCGATCGAAGGCGGGACGGAGCTCTCGGGCATCAAGATCGCGCGCGCCGACGTGAAGAGCGTCCTCGAGATCGCGCGCGAGATGGAGACCCGCGTGGAGCGCCTGCGCGCGCGGCAGGACCGCCAGGTCGAGCGCACCAAATCGCTCCTCGACCGCATCCCGCTGCTCCTGCTCGGACCCGTCATGCGCACCATAGCGTACCTGGTCTACGACCTGGACCTCGACCTCACGCGGCTCGGGGTCGTGAAGGACGAGTTCGGCAGCGCGATGGTCACGAACGTGGGCATGTTCGGCCTGGCGCAGGCCTACGCGCCGCTCGTCCCGTTCAGCCGCACGCCCCTCGTCGTGCTGGTGGGCGAGGTGCAGGAGAAGCCGGTCGTGGAGGCGGGCCGGGTGGTGGTGCGGCCGATGATGACCCTCGGCGTCACCTTCGACCACCGCTTCATGGACGGCTGGCACGGCGGGGCGATGGCCCAGCTCTTCCGCGCCTTCCTGGAAGACCCCGCGCGCTTCGACGAACCCAAGGTCGTTCCGGTCGCGGCCGCTACTCCCATCCAGCAAAGCTGA
- a CDS encoding RlmE family RNA methyltransferase, protein MSYRRKDAYYRRARATGYRARSAYKLAQLDSRFRLLRRGDAVVDLGAWPGGWLQVALEAVGPRGRVVGVDLVPVEPLPAPNLRLVSGDVRDPSTWRVVLEHLGRPADVVLSDLAPKLTGIRETDDARSSELVAAVLEVLPAVLRPGGNLLIKLFMGGALDVATAELRRRFEEFRTTRPDATRKASAEVYGVGRGHRGAPAR, encoded by the coding sequence ATGAGCTACCGGCGGAAGGACGCCTACTACCGCCGCGCCCGGGCCACCGGCTACCGTGCCCGCAGCGCCTACAAGCTCGCGCAGCTGGACTCCCGCTTCCGGCTTCTCCGACGCGGCGACGCCGTCGTCGACCTGGGCGCATGGCCGGGTGGATGGCTTCAGGTGGCCCTCGAGGCGGTCGGCCCCCGCGGTCGCGTGGTCGGCGTCGACCTGGTCCCCGTCGAGCCGCTGCCGGCGCCGAACCTGCGCCTGGTGAGCGGTGATGTGCGGGATCCGTCCACGTGGCGGGTCGTGCTGGAGCATCTGGGTCGGCCCGCCGATGTCGTCCTCTCGGACCTCGCGCCCAAGCTGACCGGAATCCGGGAGACGGACGATGCGCGCTCGAGCGAGCTCGTGGCGGCGGTGCTCGAGGTGCTTCCAGCCGTCCTGCGCCCCGGCGGGAACCTCCTGATCAAGCTCTTCATGGGTGGGGCGCTCGACGTCGCCACGGCCGAGCTGCGGCGCCGCTTCGAGGAGTTCCGAACGACGCGGCCCGACGCCACCCGGAAGGCATCGGCCGAGGTGTACGGGGTCGGACGCGGCCACCGCGGAGCACCCGCGCGCTGA